One stretch of Nocardia fluminea DNA includes these proteins:
- a CDS encoding ABC transporter permease yields the protein MVRTTRLVLAIVFKRVAMLFVLLALVHAAVAFLPGNGVRSLLGKEASAEQIAATERQLGLDRPWPVRYVEWLRNLAGGDLGQTLRGTPVVDVLGAKFLNTLLLGGLALVVTATAAIAFGSMWALRPRSSFSRAMASGSTVMIAVPEFVLAAVFALVFAVWLGWLPAVTIPDGAGRPESLSMLVLPTIALAVPQTGWNVRVVHSALIDAGSTPAVHAAELDGLSKQSVLWHNILPSALPSIATSLATTIGPLLAGTLVVETIFNYPGIGSVLAGSVADRDATLALTIVALAATSIMVMLLLADLLRAWVVQGRR from the coding sequence ATGGTTCGCACGACCCGACTCGTTCTGGCGATCGTGTTCAAGCGGGTGGCGATGTTGTTCGTGCTGCTCGCCCTCGTCCACGCCGCCGTGGCCTTCTTGCCGGGCAATGGTGTTCGCAGCTTGCTCGGGAAGGAGGCCAGCGCCGAACAGATCGCCGCGACCGAGCGCCAACTCGGACTCGATCGCCCGTGGCCGGTGCGATATGTGGAATGGCTGCGCAATCTCGCCGGTGGCGACCTGGGCCAGACCTTGCGCGGCACACCCGTGGTCGACGTGCTCGGCGCGAAGTTCCTCAACACCTTGCTGCTGGGAGGCTTGGCGCTGGTGGTGACCGCGACGGCGGCGATCGCGTTCGGCTCGATGTGGGCGCTGCGTCCGCGTAGTTCGTTTTCCCGGGCGATGGCCTCGGGGTCGACGGTGATGATCGCCGTCCCCGAGTTCGTGCTCGCGGCGGTGTTCGCGTTGGTGTTCGCTGTCTGGTTGGGGTGGCTGCCCGCGGTGACGATTCCGGACGGCGCGGGTCGCCCGGAGAGCCTGAGTATGTTGGTGTTGCCCACGATCGCGTTGGCCGTTCCGCAGACTGGATGGAATGTGCGTGTGGTGCACTCGGCGCTGATCGACGCCGGTTCGACACCGGCGGTGCACGCCGCCGAGCTCGACGGGCTCAGCAAGCAATCGGTGTTGTGGCACAACATCTTGCCCTCGGCGCTACCGTCGATCGCGACATCGTTGGCGACCACGATCGGCCCGCTGCTCGCGGGCACGTTGGTGGTCGAAACGATCTTCAACTATCCCGGGATCGGCTCCGTTCTGGCCGGGTCGGTAGCCGACCGGGACGCAACGTTGGCGCTGACCATCGTGGCACTGGCCGCGACCAGCATCATGGTGATGCTGTTGCTCGCGGACTTGCTGCGGGCGTGGGTTGTGCAGGGCCGCCGATGA
- a CDS encoding ABC transporter substrate-binding protein → MSISRRSFLAGSVAAGSIALIAACSSGSGGDSYSGPPRRGGVLRIGAIGQASGLTVNPYTLIANDSDMLLMSLLLDPLTVPNVAENASSNVGARLASAWEADAEQRVWTFTIAENAVFHDGSPVTSADVVWSLKALRSAPNGDWKVPVPLDAITAVDDRRVRLVSETPNSQLPLLLRLMTFVMKAGSPTDITKATGSGPFVLESYDDGNARLRRHDKWYGGAPMLDGIEITRFASSQALATAVAAGQIDLASNVGALAARTAASRSDLTVVRRPDDLAVCLALRTSDGPFADPRVREAIRLGVDRLAMVKQVFSDYGTIGNDVLGVGDPAYDRTLTQRTRDVARAEQLLSDAKFDTAATYRCFTKEEAIGEVDSARLIATQLGDIGVKVEVVVQDPTAFYDESWVKPAAPMTTVSWATNDSLMFYASKVLRSDTTANETAFRDAEFDAAYKKTLATPNGPAQQESLKAVQRIQYDRGGYVVWGTADGIDIASSKVRDAPTASGYGRVQLERTWMTP, encoded by the coding sequence GTGAGTATCTCGAGGCGTAGTTTTCTCGCGGGCAGTGTCGCGGCCGGATCGATCGCGCTGATCGCGGCGTGCAGCTCCGGTTCCGGGGGTGATTCTTACTCCGGCCCGCCGCGACGCGGTGGTGTTCTCCGGATCGGCGCGATCGGCCAGGCGTCGGGCTTGACGGTCAATCCGTACACCTTGATCGCCAATGACAGTGACATGCTGCTGATGTCGCTGCTGCTGGATCCGCTCACCGTGCCCAATGTCGCCGAGAACGCGTCCTCGAACGTGGGCGCCCGTTTGGCATCGGCCTGGGAAGCCGACGCCGAGCAGCGGGTGTGGACGTTCACTATCGCCGAGAACGCGGTATTCCACGACGGTTCGCCCGTGACCTCCGCCGATGTGGTCTGGTCGCTCAAGGCGCTGCGCTCGGCGCCCAACGGTGACTGGAAGGTCCCCGTTCCCCTCGATGCGATCACCGCGGTCGACGATCGCCGTGTTCGGCTCGTCAGCGAGACCCCCAACAGTCAGCTCCCGCTGCTGCTGCGCCTGATGACCTTCGTCATGAAGGCCGGCAGCCCCACCGACATCACCAAGGCCACCGGATCGGGCCCCTTCGTGCTCGAGTCCTATGACGACGGCAACGCGCGCCTGCGCCGCCACGACAAGTGGTACGGCGGAGCGCCGATGCTCGACGGCATCGAGATCACCCGATTCGCGAGTTCGCAGGCGCTCGCTACCGCCGTCGCGGCAGGCCAGATCGACCTGGCCTCCAACGTGGGTGCGCTGGCTGCCCGCACCGCCGCTTCGCGCTCGGACCTCACTGTCGTCCGCAGGCCCGACGACCTCGCGGTGTGCCTGGCCCTGCGCACCTCCGACGGCCCGTTCGCCGATCCTCGTGTGCGTGAGGCGATCCGGCTCGGCGTCGACCGTCTCGCGATGGTCAAGCAGGTGTTCTCGGACTACGGCACCATCGGCAACGACGTCCTCGGCGTCGGCGACCCCGCCTACGACCGCACGCTGACCCAGCGCACCCGCGACGTGGCGCGCGCCGAACAATTGCTCAGCGACGCCAAGTTCGACACTGCCGCGACCTACCGGTGCTTCACCAAGGAAGAAGCGATCGGCGAGGTCGACTCGGCGCGCCTGATCGCGACCCAGCTCGGTGACATCGGCGTGAAGGTCGAAGTAGTGGTCCAGGACCCGACGGCGTTCTACGACGAATCGTGGGTCAAGCCCGCCGCACCGATGACCACGGTCAGCTGGGCGACCAACGACTCGCTGATGTTCTACGCCAGCAAGGTCCTTCGCTCGGACACCACCGCCAACGAGACCGCCTTCCGCGACGCGGAGTTCGACGCTGCCTACAAGAAGACTCTCGCCACCCCGAACGGTCCCGCGCAGCAGGAATCGTTGAAGGCGGTGCAACGGATCCAGTACGACCGGGGCGGCTACGTGGTCTGGGGCACCGCCGACGGCATCGACATCGCCTCGTCGAAGGTCAGGGACGCGCCCACCGCGTCGGGCTACGGCCGCGTGCAGCTCGAGCGCACTTGGATGACTCCGTAG